One stretch of Desulfatibacillum aliphaticivorans DSM 15576 DNA includes these proteins:
- a CDS encoding DUF169 domain-containing protein has protein sequence MQYKELYDRLVRSLEIPGMNIPTAFVRLYKHADSVPGQVLEYNVEEETVTSCQAIRHATHGHPVYLTQENSGCIAAAISLGLVDKNQTEPLPRPRLYTELMKTQSNLGNGFKPPSPAQFSSGEVYACKEQGKPSFCLFGAEDSGRFKNIETARKAINSMAAIQPPEMQGVFFFGPDYSREPVVPHVVVMAVRPVELTRIIQGYQFLTGDPINAVLSPLRAMDSDLIARPYLTGKINVSSLCLGARLVAGFEGDRMGLGVPWKSFEKLVKGMEASRTGFPFSRYPGAKPFHDAPKK, from the coding sequence ATGCAGTATAAAGAATTGTACGACCGCCTGGTGCGGAGTCTGGAAATCCCGGGGATGAACATTCCAACCGCCTTTGTCAGGCTGTATAAGCATGCGGATAGCGTTCCCGGCCAGGTGCTGGAATATAACGTGGAGGAGGAAACCGTCACAAGCTGCCAGGCCATCCGCCACGCGACCCACGGCCACCCCGTGTATCTGACCCAGGAAAATTCGGGCTGCATTGCCGCGGCCATCAGTCTTGGCCTGGTGGACAAAAACCAGACCGAGCCTCTTCCCCGCCCCCGGTTGTACACCGAGCTCATGAAAACGCAAAGCAACCTGGGCAATGGGTTTAAACCGCCGTCCCCGGCCCAGTTTTCCTCCGGCGAGGTTTATGCATGCAAAGAACAGGGCAAGCCCTCTTTTTGCCTTTTCGGCGCCGAAGATTCAGGCCGGTTCAAAAACATAGAAACCGCCCGCAAGGCCATCAACTCCATGGCCGCCATTCAGCCGCCGGAAATGCAGGGCGTGTTTTTCTTCGGGCCGGATTATTCCAGGGAGCCTGTCGTCCCTCATGTGGTGGTCATGGCGGTCCGGCCCGTGGAGCTGACCCGGATTATCCAAGGCTACCAGTTTTTAACCGGGGATCCCATCAACGCCGTCCTAAGCCCCCTGCGGGCCATGGATTCCGATCTCATCGCCAGGCCTTACCTCACCGGGAAAATCAACGTGTCCTCCCTGTGCCTGGGCGCGCGCCTTGTGGCCGGCTTTGAAGGAGACCGCATGGGCCTGGGCGTTCCGTGGAAAAGTTTCGAAAAGCTGGTCAAAGGCATGGAAGCATCGCGCACCGGGTTTCCCTTTTCCCGCTATCCCGGCGCCAAACCTTTCCATGATGCGCCCAAAAAATAA
- a CDS encoding tetratricopeptide repeat protein, translating into MNKNRLTLIVIIVLTALAGLAIWSGLSTQKASIRESGKGAETAAQREKEAADGSLEALAGRLELSPAVLDVIIRSIRDHGIPPLRVHQLLLQKKTEFNDLLSQLQPSKEGGESFTPHAREVAAALKAGDFDNARSLLQNALSELEAGTISSDKDPDLKALTLARLGRLENLQLEYEKAAGYFGQAAQAAQKDSLALKSDLYGWQGTVLFLAEDFEQAEKAYKDSLNLAEKAFSPVHPAKVNALNNLAGLYRSTGRPKLAEPLYLKAIDIRKKALGARHPSLAAPLSNLASLYLEMGDFKEAVLLLENALSIREEALGPDDPSVAASLNNLANVYQVIGETDKAKELLLRSLDITRKALGPDHLRVAMTLNNLAKLSQRQGDDELARARYLEALAISEKVLGPVHPDVAAILINLAELDMKADQLDKAEILWRKALNILEATVGPAHPDVQKIKEQLAQIRIANAKESIQ; encoded by the coding sequence ATGAATAAAAACCGGCTGACATTAATCGTAATCATCGTGCTGACGGCCTTGGCCGGCTTGGCCATATGGAGCGGATTGTCCACTCAAAAAGCATCCATCCGGGAGTCTGGGAAGGGTGCTGAAACAGCGGCTCAGCGTGAGAAAGAGGCCGCTGACGGCAGCCTGGAGGCCCTGGCCGGGCGCCTGGAGCTTTCTCCCGCAGTTTTGGACGTTATCATCCGTTCGATTCGGGATCACGGGATTCCCCCCCTGCGCGTTCACCAGTTGCTGTTGCAGAAAAAAACGGAATTCAACGATTTGCTAAGCCAGTTGCAGCCTTCCAAAGAAGGCGGGGAATCATTCACGCCTCACGCCCGGGAAGTTGCCGCCGCCCTTAAAGCCGGAGATTTTGACAACGCCCGGAGCCTGCTCCAAAACGCTCTTTCCGAACTGGAAGCCGGAACAATTTCCTCGGACAAGGATCCGGACCTGAAAGCCCTCACCCTGGCCCGCCTGGGCAGGCTGGAAAACCTGCAACTGGAATATGAAAAAGCCGCCGGTTATTTCGGTCAAGCCGCCCAAGCCGCCCAGAAAGACTCTCTGGCTCTCAAATCCGACTTGTACGGCTGGCAGGGGACGGTCCTTTTTTTGGCCGAGGACTTCGAACAGGCTGAAAAGGCGTACAAAGATTCTTTGAACCTGGCTGAAAAGGCCTTCTCGCCGGTTCATCCCGCGAAGGTAAACGCTTTGAACAACCTGGCCGGGCTGTACCGCTCAACCGGCAGGCCCAAATTGGCCGAACCCCTGTACCTCAAGGCCATAGACATCCGTAAAAAAGCCCTGGGCGCCCGCCATCCCTCCCTGGCAGCCCCCTTAAGCAATCTGGCCTCCCTCTATCTTGAGATGGGGGACTTCAAGGAAGCCGTCCTCTTGCTGGAAAACGCCCTGTCCATCCGGGAGGAGGCTCTGGGGCCGGACGATCCTTCCGTGGCCGCCTCCCTGAATAACCTGGCCAATGTATACCAGGTCATCGGCGAGACGGATAAAGCCAAGGAACTGCTGCTGCGGTCTCTGGACATCACGCGAAAAGCGCTGGGGCCGGATCACCTGCGGGTCGCCATGACCCTGAACAACCTGGCCAAGTTGAGCCAGCGCCAGGGGGATGACGAACTCGCGCGCGCACGCTATCTGGAAGCCCTCGCCATCAGCGAAAAGGTCCTGGGGCCGGTCCATCCGGACGTGGCGGCCATCCTCATCAATCTGGCGGAGCTGGATATGAAGGCCGATCAATTGGACAAGGCGGAAATTCTGTGGCGAAAGGCTTTGAACATCCTGGAGGCCACGGTGGGCCCCGCGCATCCGGACGTGCAAAAGATCAAGGAGCAGCTTGCCCAAATCCGCATCGCCAATGCGAAAGAGTCCATTCAATAA
- a CDS encoding DUF169 domain-containing protein gives MKDLSGFHEAGRKFEQYLRVSTFPLAVRLMRSEEEIQPGFKRPSKDLGLQNFVCQNFKMVRTYGWTMAVTPEDTNCHLARLVYGWDEQDKDYMETGHKFNIGLYAKDMETSLKLEENIFRLEGKYPGLIISPLARTKVAPDVVLIYCLPAQAARLIQSYLYMKGGALEFSSTGRIGSCHEGVAKTMLTQKPQFVVLGNGDRVWGGAQDSEVMFTCPADQLDIMLEGLEATHAAGLRYPIPSYMNYAPGFQADFKEKALERAGGTIIKE, from the coding sequence ATGAAGGATCTAAGCGGGTTTCACGAGGCGGGGCGGAAGTTTGAACAATATCTCCGCGTTTCCACCTTCCCCTTGGCGGTGCGCCTTATGCGCTCCGAAGAGGAAATCCAACCCGGCTTTAAAAGGCCTTCCAAGGACCTGGGCCTGCAAAATTTTGTCTGCCAGAACTTCAAGATGGTCCGCACCTACGGATGGACCATGGCGGTCACGCCGGAGGATACAAACTGCCATCTGGCCAGGCTGGTTTACGGCTGGGACGAGCAGGACAAGGATTACATGGAAACCGGCCATAAGTTCAACATCGGCCTTTACGCCAAGGACATGGAAACCTCTCTCAAGCTGGAGGAAAACATCTTTCGGCTGGAAGGAAAATACCCCGGCCTGATAATCTCCCCCCTGGCGCGGACCAAGGTGGCTCCGGACGTGGTGCTCATCTATTGCCTGCCGGCCCAGGCCGCTCGTTTGATTCAAAGCTATTTATATATGAAAGGCGGCGCCCTGGAGTTTTCGTCCACCGGCCGCATCGGCTCCTGTCACGAGGGCGTGGCCAAAACCATGCTGACCCAAAAGCCTCAGTTTGTGGTCCTTGGCAACGGAGACCGGGTTTGGGGCGGCGCCCAGGACTCGGAAGTCATGTTTACCTGTCCGGCGGATCAGCTGGACATTATGCTGGAAGGCCTGGAAGCCACCCACGCCGCGGGCTTGCGCTACCCCATCCCGTCTTACATGAATTACGCCCCGGGTTTTCAGGCGGATTTCAAAGAAAAGGCCCTGGAACGGGCCGGAGGAACCATCATCAAGGAATGA
- a CDS encoding 7TM-DISM domain-containing protein has translation MRRIILIILFFPILSSLGWSAAPVRVGDGVRQKPLTSILDMLEDPSGAMTIDQASKSGLAWKKNKGTYFNVGYSKSAYWFRMVFENPGPKSARMFLEIDFPTLDHVDLYVPDEEGGFHFLKGGDSVPFSQRNVKHRNHVFSMDLQQGSHTCYLRIQSEGAIEFHVNLLSGPGLVSASVRENSLIWLIYGCIIMAGLYNLSVFSITRDKNFLFLVFYGLTFLLVELAHKGFISHFFCSETGRIGDLVIIIALALNLSLSALFTTSFLGTQKKHPVIHRIIFWTMMVPGLVYIVAGPWAGFANIIQLLILHGMAACVLIFVFLIYLSFKRNREAVFLTAGYCFILVSGVLSVLTFMGILPPGVVSKWILPVSAAWLMLTFSIGLADKVNVMKQRLELSETKIRHKNVELVEANDALHTFNKTIQDRNTELTVLHEELEVSEHRFRSMIEQSPMVIELYDPKGNLLQTNKVQKDTWGAYGPVAGAEFNILASPAMRKLPIFPSIQKVFKGEGGFLEEWSLRGGEDGPEEGERYYRSRIYPICTATGKLSNVVIMHEDVTKDRRSEEILIQSEKMVSLGALAAGMAHEINSPLAGVVQNAQVLIQRLTKPMAANEKAAKKIGFNLDILFAYMEAREIPRILDSIREEGMRVAKTVRNMLSFSRQSGSEADVYDLRALMRETVDMARSDYDLKKRFNFRNMEVREHFSPEAAEVYCEPGQIQQVFLNILKNGAQAMAGANTDPAQKPRFDIRIFPKGDRVVVEIQDNGPGIPSHVLEHIFDPFYTTKGKGEGTGLGLYLCTHIIRELHNGSIWVESEPGQGALFHISLPVEGPPAVPI, from the coding sequence ATGAGACGTATCATATTAATAATTCTGTTTTTTCCCATTTTGTCCAGCCTTGGCTGGAGCGCGGCGCCCGTGCGCGTCGGCGACGGCGTCCGGCAAAAGCCCCTCACGTCCATACTTGACATGCTGGAAGATCCAAGCGGCGCCATGACGATCGACCAAGCGTCCAAAAGCGGGCTGGCTTGGAAGAAAAACAAGGGTACGTACTTCAATGTCGGCTATTCAAAATCGGCTTACTGGTTCCGTATGGTTTTCGAAAACCCCGGCCCCAAGAGCGCCAGGATGTTTTTGGAAATAGACTTTCCCACTTTGGACCATGTGGACTTGTACGTCCCGGACGAAGAAGGAGGATTCCATTTTTTGAAAGGCGGAGACAGCGTTCCTTTCAGCCAGCGAAACGTCAAGCACAGAAATCATGTGTTTTCCATGGACCTCCAACAGGGAAGCCACACTTGTTATTTGAGAATTCAATCAGAGGGCGCCATTGAGTTCCACGTCAATCTTTTGAGCGGCCCGGGTTTGGTCTCCGCCTCCGTCAGAGAGAACTCCCTTATCTGGCTTATTTACGGATGCATCATAATGGCCGGGCTTTATAACCTGAGCGTGTTTTCAATCACCCGGGATAAAAATTTTCTTTTTCTCGTGTTTTACGGGTTGACATTCCTTTTAGTCGAGTTGGCGCACAAAGGCTTTATATCCCATTTTTTTTGCAGTGAGACGGGGCGCATAGGGGATCTAGTAATAATTATAGCTTTGGCGCTAAACCTCTCTTTATCGGCTCTGTTCACCACGTCCTTTCTTGGAACCCAAAAGAAGCATCCGGTGATCCATCGGATAATCTTCTGGACGATGATGGTTCCCGGCCTCGTATATATCGTCGCCGGACCGTGGGCGGGCTTTGCAAACATCATCCAGCTATTGATCCTTCACGGTATGGCGGCGTGCGTGCTGATTTTTGTCTTCCTGATTTATCTGAGCTTTAAAAGGAACAGAGAGGCTGTGTTCCTGACCGCCGGATATTGTTTTATCCTGGTTTCGGGAGTTCTATCCGTGCTGACTTTTATGGGAATTCTGCCTCCCGGTGTCGTATCCAAGTGGATTTTGCCGGTAAGCGCGGCCTGGCTTATGCTGACCTTTTCCATCGGTCTGGCGGACAAAGTCAATGTCATGAAACAGCGCTTGGAATTGTCGGAAACCAAAATCCGGCATAAAAATGTGGAATTGGTTGAAGCCAATGACGCCTTGCATACTTTCAACAAAACCATCCAAGATAGAAACACGGAGTTGACGGTCCTGCACGAGGAGTTGGAAGTCAGCGAGCACCGTTTCAGAAGCATGATCGAACAGTCGCCCATGGTGATTGAATTATATGATCCCAAAGGCAATCTTCTGCAAACGAATAAAGTGCAGAAAGACACCTGGGGCGCCTACGGCCCGGTGGCGGGCGCCGAATTTAACATCCTCGCCTCTCCGGCCATGCGAAAACTGCCCATTTTTCCCTCCATCCAAAAAGTCTTTAAGGGCGAAGGCGGATTTCTGGAGGAATGGTCCCTGCGCGGCGGCGAGGATGGACCGGAGGAGGGGGAAAGATACTACCGGTCACGGATTTACCCCATTTGCACGGCTACGGGCAAGTTAAGCAACGTGGTGATCATGCATGAAGACGTCACCAAAGACAGGCGATCGGAAGAAATCCTGATCCAGTCGGAAAAAATGGTCAGCCTGGGCGCCCTGGCGGCGGGCATGGCCCACGAGATCAACAGCCCCCTGGCGGGCGTGGTTCAAAACGCCCAGGTTTTGATTCAGCGTCTGACCAAACCCATGGCCGCCAATGAAAAGGCCGCCAAAAAAATTGGCTTTAACCTGGACATCCTGTTCGCCTACATGGAGGCCAGGGAGATTCCCCGCATCCTGGATTCCATAAGAGAGGAAGGCATGCGGGTGGCCAAGACCGTGCGCAACATGCTGTCCTTCTCCCGGCAAAGCGGAAGCGAGGCCGACGTGTACGACCTGCGGGCTCTCATGCGTGAGACCGTGGACATGGCGAGAAGCGATTACGACCTGAAAAAGCGTTTTAACTTCCGCAATATGGAAGTGCGGGAGCATTTCTCGCCCGAGGCTGCGGAGGTATATTGCGAGCCGGGTCAAATCCAGCAGGTTTTCCTGAATATCCTGAAAAACGGCGCCCAGGCCATGGCCGGCGCAAACACGGATCCGGCGCAAAAACCGCGCTTTGACATCCGGATTTTTCCCAAAGGCGACCGGGTTGTGGTGGAAATCCAGGACAACGGCCCGGGCATCCCCTCCCATGTCCTGGAGCATATTTTCGACCCTTTTTACACCACCAAGGGAAAAGGGGAAGGCACCGGTCTGGGCCTGTATTTATGCACCCACATCATTAGGGAGTTGCACAACGGTAGCATTTGGGTGGAATCCGAACCCGGCCAGGGCGCCTTGTTCCATATTTCCCTGCCCGTGGAAGGCCCGCCCGCGGTTCCCATATAA
- a CDS encoding SDR family oxidoreductase codes for MKRKKVFVTGMSGYVGQCLCRELDRGTYCGKFYGMDVKEPLYKFTKGEFRKMDVNDPALAEWIKEIQPDVIVHLAYVLQPSHDSAGMRKINVDGTKNVLDAAKKAGVKQILVTSSGTAYGAWPDNPVPITEEDPIRRHPGFQYARDKADMEAILAEFVEENPDIITSWVRPCIIYGPNVDNYISQLFTLPIAMDLKGCPSPQLQFVHEDDVVAALMFLLKKEARGPYNLAPPDTMTLSEVNALSGKPAAPLTPSLMGAIFRTTWALGLPILKVPESFLDFVQYPWVLDTSKLMDLGFKYTYSTRETIEIMLRAKGIIP; via the coding sequence ATGAAACGAAAAAAGGTTTTTGTGACCGGCATGAGCGGATACGTGGGCCAGTGTCTGTGCAGGGAATTGGACCGGGGGACTTATTGCGGCAAATTTTACGGCATGGACGTGAAAGAGCCTTTATACAAGTTCACCAAGGGCGAATTCCGCAAGATGGACGTGAACGATCCGGCCCTTGCCGAGTGGATTAAGGAAATCCAGCCGGATGTGATCGTGCATCTGGCCTATGTGCTGCAGCCCTCCCACGACAGCGCGGGCATGCGCAAAATCAATGTGGACGGCACGAAAAACGTGCTGGACGCCGCAAAAAAAGCGGGCGTCAAGCAGATTTTGGTCACCAGCAGCGGCACGGCCTACGGCGCGTGGCCGGACAACCCGGTTCCCATTACGGAGGAAGATCCCATCCGGCGCCATCCCGGCTTCCAATACGCCCGGGACAAAGCGGACATGGAGGCCATCCTGGCCGAATTCGTGGAGGAGAACCCGGATATCATCACGTCCTGGGTGCGGCCCTGCATCATATACGGACCCAACGTGGACAACTACATCAGCCAGCTTTTCACCCTGCCCATCGCCATGGACCTGAAGGGCTGCCCTTCCCCGCAGCTTCAGTTCGTGCACGAGGACGACGTGGTCGCCGCACTCATGTTTCTGTTGAAAAAGGAAGCCCGGGGGCCGTACAACCTGGCGCCGCCGGACACCATGACGTTGTCCGAGGTCAACGCCTTGTCCGGGAAGCCGGCCGCGCCCTTGACGCCGTCCTTGATGGGAGCGATTTTCAGGACTACCTGGGCTTTGGGCCTGCCCATTTTAAAAGTGCCGGAGTCTTTTCTGGATTTCGTCCAATACCCATGGGTGCTGGACACGAGCAAGCTCATGGACCTGGGATTCAAGTACACCTACTCCACCCGGGAGACCATCGAAATTATGCTGAGGGCGAAAGGGATTATTCCTTAG
- a CDS encoding class I SAM-dependent methyltransferase — translation MASSDLRPSSSSQGCTFLRALSQYERHPQLRNPDYLAPKFLSPGHQKLMLAARPWWAKAVLRKVSPGAYFYQISRIRFGDEALLQALEDGVKQVLIMGAGNDTRAFRFEREILKAGARIIELDTPDSQAWKTAKVEEHWGGLPGHVSYVPIDFNKTTLEEALLQNGASYDPEAKTLFFWEGVCYYLDADSVDKVLAFVREASPAGSSLVFDYFQKAALEGRTKPYGAQKVLKRGPERGEPFIYGIEEDEIERFLKKRGLKLIRHMAPKDAARAYLCDENGRLLGRQHAYLNLLKAVTSPKT, via the coding sequence ATGGCAAGCAGCGATTTACGTCCCAGTTCCAGTTCCCAGGGGTGCACCTTTTTGCGGGCTTTGTCCCAATATGAACGCCATCCCCAGCTTCGCAACCCGGACTATCTGGCGCCCAAGTTCCTCAGCCCAGGGCATCAAAAACTGATGCTGGCGGCCCGGCCGTGGTGGGCCAAGGCGGTCCTGAGAAAGGTCAGCCCCGGGGCTTATTTTTATCAGATTTCCCGGATTCGCTTTGGGGACGAAGCCCTGCTTCAAGCCCTGGAGGACGGCGTCAAGCAGGTGCTGATCATGGGCGCGGGCAACGACACCCGGGCGTTCCGTTTTGAGCGTGAAATTCTAAAGGCCGGCGCCCGGATCATCGAACTGGACACGCCGGACAGCCAGGCGTGGAAGACCGCCAAGGTGGAGGAGCACTGGGGCGGACTGCCCGGACACGTAAGCTACGTCCCCATTGACTTCAACAAAACCACCCTGGAAGAAGCCCTGCTGCAAAACGGCGCGTCCTATGATCCCGAAGCAAAGACGTTATTTTTCTGGGAAGGAGTCTGCTATTATCTGGACGCCGACTCCGTGGACAAGGTGCTGGCTTTTGTCCGTGAGGCCTCTCCCGCAGGCAGTTCTTTGGTTTTCGATTATTTTCAGAAAGCGGCTTTGGAAGGCCGCACCAAGCCCTACGGCGCCCAAAAGGTATTAAAACGGGGTCCGGAACGGGGCGAACCCTTTATTTATGGGATTGAAGAAGACGAAATAGAGCGATTTTTAAAGAAACGGGGCCTTAAGTTAATCCGCCATATGGCGCCGAAAGACGCGGCCCGCGCCTACCTTTGCGACGAAAATGGCCGTCTGTTGGGCAGGCAGCACGCCTACCTGAATCTGCTCAAAGCGGTCACCTCTCCAAAAACTTGA
- a CDS encoding FmdB family zinc ribbon protein yields MPIYEFKCMECNEVFEVLCVNSDDTVAMECKKCQSPNIERILSSTNFAMGSGGGAKSGMSSETRNCSTGSCTTYNVPGVE; encoded by the coding sequence ATGCCGATTTACGAGTTCAAGTGCATGGAGTGCAACGAAGTTTTTGAGGTTCTTTGCGTCAATTCCGACGACACCGTAGCCATGGAATGCAAAAAGTGCCAGTCCCCCAATATTGAACGAATCTTGTCATCCACCAATTTCGCCATGGGAAGCGGCGGCGGCGCAAAAAGCGGCATGAGCTCGGAAACGCGCAATTGCTCAACGGGTTCCTGCACCACCTATAACGTTCCCGGGGTGGAATAA
- a CDS encoding transcriptional repressor → MKFRFAPTAMPDNCQSVHSLEEKQFARLFSDEGIEDVEDRLAILRVFLETEDHITSVQLMDLLEKAGYNFDPDFVRETLRLMCRYGFACKHDFEGRNSTYEHLHLGQHHDHMICTKCGSITEFVHDQLEAVQKQAAASYGFHMLQHRLEIYGLCSKCYTERVTLLPLAMAKVGEKAVIKDTTGCAKFRHRLLTMGLRTGDALEVITSDGRGQVVVSVEGRRMALGRGLAQKILVEPVNGNR, encoded by the coding sequence ATGAAATTTAGATTCGCTCCTACGGCCATGCCTGACAATTGCCAGAGCGTCCACAGCCTGGAGGAGAAGCAGTTTGCAAGGCTGTTCTCCGACGAAGGCATTGAGGACGTGGAAGACCGTCTGGCCATTTTGCGGGTTTTCCTGGAAACAGAAGACCACATCACATCGGTCCAGTTGATGGACCTGCTGGAAAAGGCGGGATATAACTTCGACCCCGACTTTGTGCGGGAAACGCTTCGGCTCATGTGCCGGTACGGCTTCGCCTGCAAGCATGATTTCGAGGGCCGGAACAGCACCTACGAGCATCTGCATCTGGGCCAGCATCACGACCACATGATCTGCACCAAGTGCGGATCCATTACCGAATTCGTACACGACCAGTTGGAAGCGGTCCAGAAACAGGCGGCCGCTTCTTACGGGTTTCATATGCTCCAGCACAGGCTGGAAATCTACGGGTTGTGCTCCAAATGCTATACGGAGAGGGTCACGCTCCTTCCCCTGGCCATGGCCAAGGTGGGGGAAAAGGCCGTCATCAAGGACACGACCGGCTGCGCCAAGTTCCGGCATCGCCTGTTGACCATGGGATTGCGCACCGGAGACGCTTTGGAGGTGATCACCTCCGACGGCCGCGGCCAGGTGGTTGTCTCCGTGGAAGGACGGCGCATGGCCCTGGGCAGGGGGCTCGCCCAGAAGATTTTAGTGGAACCCGTAAACGGCAATAGGTGA
- a CDS encoding FeoA family protein — protein MLLSEMKEGQEGVIAKVGGAGAFRRRLLEMGFLKGATLFVEKYAPLKDPLEVTLNGCHVSLRVEEAAHIVMEDA, from the coding sequence ATGTTATTGAGTGAAATGAAAGAAGGCCAAGAAGGCGTCATCGCCAAGGTTGGCGGCGCGGGCGCCTTTCGCAGGCGTCTTCTTGAAATGGGTTTTTTAAAAGGCGCCACCCTGTTTGTAGAAAAATACGCCCCCTTGAAAGATCCCCTGGAAGTCACCTTAAACGGGTGCCACGTCTCCCTGCGGGTAGAGGAAGCGGCCCATATCGTCATGGAAGACGCATAA